The following are encoded together in the Monodelphis domestica isolate mMonDom1 chromosome 5, mMonDom1.pri, whole genome shotgun sequence genome:
- the LOC130454279 gene encoding ankyrin repeat and KH domain-containing protein mask-like translates to MRLNEPPQQQVPQLTGGTEATWQPLCEGMPDPQQLRIHEFQTSASLGLPGSSNTGRHYFRKPVTYWDTCIAPVEGRDPDFKGLWAPKGSSNGAQIWSFLPCQKAFRTALHLACAIGFPDVVCLLVARHCQLNGCDNNSNTPLIKAVQCQQEECVSILLLHGADPNMVDESSSSALHYAAAGGNLRIVERLLESKANMEARDELKANFLNPKGLYQLRWKSSHVGFPCLRIPMFLEAFLYGKPLKIILGSSLIALCNCDIFFVLGGMGTPVAW, encoded by the exons ATGAGACTCAATGAACCACCTCAGCAACAGGTTCCCCAACTCACTGGGGGAACAGAGGCAACTTGGCAGCCCCTGTGCGAGGGGATGCCAGACCCACAGCAGCTCAGAATTCATGAGTTCCAGACATCTGCCAGCCTCGGCCTCCCTGGAAGCTCCAATACAGGG AGGCACTACTTCAGAAAGCCAGTGACTTACTGGGATACATGCATTGCACCAGTAGAGGGGAGGGATCCCGACTTCAAGGGGCTCTGGGCTCCTAAGGGCTCTTCCAACGGGGCCCAAATTTGGTCGTTTCTACCATGCCAGAAAGCTTTCAG gACAGCTCTGCACCTAGCCTGTGCCATCGGTTTCCCCGATGTTGTGTGTCTCCTGGTGGCAAGACACTGCCAGCTGAATGGGTGTGACAACAACAGCAACACACCCCTCATCAAA GCTGTACAGTGCCAGCAAGAGGAGTGTGTGAGCATCCTGCTCCTCCATGGGGCAGACCCCAATATGGTGGATGAGAGCAGCAGCTCGGCCCTCCATTATGCTGCAGCTGGAGGGAATCTAAGAATAGTAGAGAGGCTGCTAGAAAGCAAAGCCAATATGGAGGCAAGAGATGAGTTAAAAGCCAATTTTCTGAACCCTAAAGGGTTGTACCAGCTAAGATGGAAATCAAGTCATGTTGGCTTCCCGTGTCTTAGAATTCCTATGTTCTTGGAAGCGTTTCTTTATGGAAAACCACTTAAAATCATTCTGGGGTCCTCCCTGATTGCCCTCTGCAATTGTGACATTTTCTTTGTGCTGGGTGGGATGGGGACCCCAGTGGCTTGGTGA
- the LOC130454278 gene encoding ankyrin repeat domain-containing protein 7-like has product MGQDTVRLGEKRAGYKASPPCRGSSKQLDSVDRFTAQHQTVTYFGLLCRTALHLACAIGFPDIVSLLVGRHCELNGCDNNSDTPLIKDVQCQQEECASILLLHGAEPKAVDNSMPSITLQLGEIDP; this is encoded by the exons ATGGGCCAAGACACAGTGCGGCTAGGAGAAAAGAGGGCCGGGTACAAGGCTTCTCCTCCCTGCAGAGGCTCGag CAAGCAGCTGGACAGTGTGGACCGTTTCACTGCACAGCACCAAACCGTCACCTATTTCGGTCTCCTCTGTAGGACAGCGCTGCACCTGGCCTGTGCCATAGGCTTCCCCGATATTGTGTCTCTCTTAGTGGGGAGACACTGTGAGCTGAATGGGTGTGACAACAACAGCGACACACCCCTCATCAAA GACGTGCAATGCCAGCAGGAGGAGTGTGCGAGCATCCTGCTCCTCCATGGGGCAGAGCCCAAGGCGGTGGACAACAGTATGCCCTCCATTACGCTGCAGCTGGGGGAAATCGATCCATAG